TCGATCAGGTGCGCTGACCAGAAAACAACTCTTTGCATTTATGCATCGTTAACCCGGAACCGCAGCCCACGTCCGGGCGACATGCATTAGGCTTCGGTAAGCCGCTTCATCGCCTGTTCGAGTTCGCTGAGCTGGAAGGGTTTTTGCAGTACGGGCAATGTGCTTGGGCTGCTGCCAGCAGGGGCGGCGCCATATCCCGTCGCGTAGATATAGGGTTTGCCGCGTTCGTCGAGCAGTTTTGCAACCGGCAGCGAACTCTGCCCTGCAAGCGAGACATCCAGAATTGCAGCGTCGAACTCCGTCTCCCTGGCTGTTGTCAGCGCCCGTTCCAGATCGGGCGCACTGGCGCAAACCCGGTAGCCGAGATCGGCGAGCATGTCCTCAAGTAACATTGCAATCAGCGCGTCGTCTTCGACGATGAATATGTCTTTCATGTTCCCATCCACCCATTCCCCTTGCTGGGCATGGAAATATGTGGACCCCTTGCACGGCTCGTCAAGGTGTCGTGGCCGGCAGTGCGAGAATCAACATATTGCCGGGTGAAATTCGATGTGTAAAAGCTGGGATGCCGTTTGCGCAACGGCTCCTGCATAATTCCTTAAATCCGAATCGATTCAAAGATAAAATCATGCGGAAAATGAAAGAGTTACAGCCTCCTTTGCGCATCTGAAAGACGCGCGGCGCTGTAAGAAGGGATCTGGAATGGATTTGCTGAGTGCCACGGATTGGCTGCGTCATAGGCCGGGTTATACATATCCGCTGGCCGTTGCCTTCGTTGGCCTGACTTTTCTTCTGAGGCTTGCCGCCAGCGACTATCTCTCCGGCTTCCCCTTCTTGAGCTTCCTCCCGGCGATATTGCTGGCGAGTTTTATAGGCGGCGCAGGGCCGGGCCTTGTCGCGGCCATACTTGCCGCTTTCATCGTTCAGCAGTTTTTCGTCGAGCCGCACAATATCTTCTGGCCGGTCAGCGCCGGCCAATGGGTTGGTCTCTCAACCTATCTCGTCAATGCCGCGATCATCATCGGCCTAATGGAGACGATCATTATCGCGCATGGCCGGCAGAGCCGCCTCCGCAGTGAGCTCAACAGTTTCAACACGCGCCTCGAACACACGGTGGTCCAGCGCACCGCCGAGCTCCGGCACGAGATGGAAGAAAACGCAGCCGCTCAGGCGCAGGTGCGCCAGCTGCAGAAGATGGAGACGATCGGTCAGCTGACAGGCGGGGTCGCCCACGATTTCAACAACATGCTGGCGATCATCATCGGCAACCTCGATCTTGCCCAGCGGCGCCTCACCGGAAGCGAGGACCCCCGCATGCTGCATTCGATCCAGAATGCCAAAGACGGCGCCCAGAGGGCCGCGGTACTGACCGCCCGTCTTCTCGCTTTCTCGCGCCAGCAGCCGCTCGCCCCTGAGGTGATCGACCTCAACAAACTGGTCGGCGGCATGTCGGAGCTGCTGCGCCGTACACTCGGCGAGCAGATCCGGATCGAGACCGTGCTTGCCGGCGGCCTCTGGCCGAGTTTTGCCGATCTGAGTCAGCTTGAGAACGCTATTCTGAACCTTGCCGTCAACGCCCGCGACGCCATGCCTGGCGGCGGACATCTGACGATCGAGACCGCCAATACCGAACTCGATGAGCGATATTCCCGGATGCATTCGGAGGTCGAGGCCGGCCAATATGTGATGATCAGCATGACCGACACCGGCACTGGCATGTCGCCTGATGTAATCGAGCGGGCGTTCGATCCGTTCTACACCACCAAGGGACCCGGCAAGGGCACCGGTCTCGGCCTCAGCCAAGTTTACGGCTACATCAAGCAGAGCGGCGGCCACATCAAGATCTATTCGGAGATCGACAGGGGCACGACGGTGAAGATCTATCTTCCGCGTCGTGTCGGGGCGACCGAAGCTCGGTTGACTGCGGCCGGCGCCCAGCCTATCCCCCAGGGCAGCGTCAACGATACGATCCTGGTGGTGGAGGATGATGAGAACGTCCGCACCATGACCGCCGAAAGCCTGCATGAACTCGGTTACACCGTGTTGCAGGCGGCAAGCGGGATGGAAGCGCTTCTCGTTCTGGAAGAAAATCGGGAAGTCGACCTGGTCTTTACCGATATCGTCATGCCGCAAATGACCGGACGCCAGCTGGCCGATATCGTCCAGAAAAAATGGCCGGCGATCCGGATACTCTACACAACGGGCTATACCCGCAATGCCATCGTTCATAACGGGGTGCTCGATCACGGCGTTTCCTTGCTCGCCAAGCCCTTCAGCCTGGAGCAACTCGCCCACAAGATCCGCGAACTCCTGAATGCGCCGGCAAGGACGGAAGGCGAGCGGCCGTGAAGCCGCCAGAGTATGATGCCGAAAGTTAGGCCCACCGGGCCTAAAATCATCCTGTTCTAGGCAACCGCACGTCCACTATTCCCGATCGCTTTATTCCAGCACCTGGATCACACGGTGCGTCTTCGGCTCGACGATCACACGCCGCTCATTGACGACGGTATAGCCGTAGCCGTCCATATCCGGCACGGTGTGCACTTCCACGGTATCGGGCAGCGTCGCACCGACGGCGATATCGCCTTCATAGACGACGGATGGCGTGTTTTGCTCCATCACATAGGTGCGCACCTCGCCCGGCAACACGACGGAGCCGGTCGCTGCGGGATCGGTGACGATGACGGTGCTCTGCGCGAAGGCGGCGGAGCCGATGGTCAGCATGGCGGCCGCAGCCAGCATGATCTTGCGCATGGAATGTTCTCCTTGTTCAACCTGAGACATCAACGCAACGCCGGCCATGCGGCATAGTTCCCGCGCGGCCTTCGCCAGTGCCGAAGAGGCGCAATCTCGGCAATTCAGTTGTTGCTAAATAAATTTATGCACCATACGGTTGAGCTGTTCGAATCACGTTCAATGCGAGTTCGTTCAGCGGCACCTGCGGCGGGTTCTTTACTCTTCGTTAACCATGTTGGCGATTTATACCCTGTGAACGGCCGGTTGGTCGTTGATTCGAAGGTCCATCGCGTTTCGGCTTGCGAATGGATATCTGGAAAGACGATTGCGGCGGCTCGAGACATGCGTTTGCGGAAGACGATATCGCTGGTGGCTGTGGCGGGCATGATGGCCGGCTGCACGTCGACGGGCGGTGTGCGCCAGCCCTCCGGACCGGAGACCGTGGCGCCTGAAAAGGCGCTGGTCCTGCCACCGCCGGGCGGCCCGTCGATCGTCAGCGTCGTCGAGCGTAAGCGTGGCAATGGCGTCGAGCAGACGATCTCGCTGTTTACCTCATCCTCCGTGCCAGGCCAGAACTTCCTGAATGTCCAGTTTTTTGGCGCGTCCGGGGCCAATCCCGGCATCGGCAATGCCGGCTACAGCATGATTAACGAGAGCGGCATTAGCCGCGAGGTGGCGCGTTCGGCCCCCGGTGTGCCGATGGCGACGTCGGCGACCTTCCTGCAGAACGCCTATGGACCCTTCGGTTATGCCTCCGGCCGCAGCCGTAGCGGCGACAGCTGCATCTTTGCCTGGCAGCAGATCCGCTCGAGTGCGGCCGCCAATACTCAGGCGCGCAATTTCGGCATGATCCAGCTGCGCCTGCGTCTCTGCGATGCGAACGCCAGCGAACGCCAGCTGCTCGGCATCGTCTATGGCTATACCATATCGGGCACTTTCGACGGGGTGATCTGGAACCCTTACGGCAATCCGCCGCCGGCCGATGTTGCGCTCGGACGCACCGGCGCGCCGATTTATCCTGACGAGGGCGGCTATCGCGCCAGCCCGATGCCGATCGGCCATGAGCCGGCGCCTGCCATTGTCAGCCGGCCGCGGGCAGTTCCGGCCCGCAGCGTGTCGCCACCGGCGCAAGGCGCCGCACCGATGCCGGCGCCCATCGGCCCGCGCGTGCCGCTGCCGGGTGACGCGCCTCAGGCGAGGATAACGCCGGATGCGGCAGCCGCGCCGGACGAACAAGCTGGACAAACTGCAAGGGCGATCGGCGTCACCGTGCCGTCGCCAGACTGTATAGGCGACGCGGCCATGACGGCCGCCTGCCGGAGATAATCAGCATGCCCGGCGCGCCCGACGGTGCGCCGGTTGAGCAATTTCGAAGGAACGTCGATGCGCAAAGCCCGCAGTGTCATCATCTGGGCCGTGGTTTCGCTCTGCATGATCGTGCTGATCACGCTGCCGGTCAACTTGCAGACCCAGCTGATCACCAGCATCACCGTCGTGACGGTCATGGCGCTGATCAAGATTTTGAAGGGTGAGGGGACCTGGCGCCTGGTGGCGCTCGCCTTCGGCACGTCGATCGTGCTGCGCTATGTCTACTGGCGCACCACCAATACGCTGCCGCCTCTTAACCAGCCCGAGAACTTCATTCCCGGCCTGCTGCTCTATCTTGCCGAAATGTACAGCGTTGCCATGCTGGCGCTCAGCCTGTTCATCGTCGCGACGCCGCTGCCGTCACGCCCCTCGCGTGCCGCCAATCCCGGGCGTTTGCCGCATGTCGATGTCTTTGTGCCATCCTACAACGAGGATGCTGGGCTTCTCGGAAACACGCTGGCTGCCGCCAAGGCCATGGATTATCCGGCCGAGAAGCTGCATGTCTGGCTGCTCGACGATGGCGGCACCCTGCAGAAGCGCAATTCCGGCAAGCTGCTCGAAGCCCAGGCCGCCGCTGCCCGCCATATCGAGCTGAAGAAGCTCTGCGAGGACCTCGACGTCAGCTATCTCACGCGCGACCGAAACGAGCACGCCAAGGCCGGCAATCTCAACAACGGCATGAAACACTCGACCGGCGAACTCATCGCCGTCTTCGATGCCGACCACGCGCCCGCCCGCGATTTCCTGCTCGAGACCGTCGGCTATTTCGAGGACGACCCGAAGCTCTTCCTTGTCCAGACCCCGCACTTCTTCATCAATCCCGATCCGCTGGAACGCAACCTGCGCACCTT
This Rhizobium sp. NZLR1 DNA region includes the following protein-coding sequences:
- a CDS encoding response regulator yields the protein MKDIFIVEDDALIAMLLEDMLADLGYRVCASAPDLERALTTARETEFDAAILDVSLAGQSSLPVAKLLDERGKPYIYATGYGAAPAGSSPSTLPVLQKPFQLSELEQAMKRLTEA
- a CDS encoding ATP-binding protein; this encodes MDLLSATDWLRHRPGYTYPLAVAFVGLTFLLRLAASDYLSGFPFLSFLPAILLASFIGGAGPGLVAAILAAFIVQQFFVEPHNIFWPVSAGQWVGLSTYLVNAAIIIGLMETIIIAHGRQSRLRSELNSFNTRLEHTVVQRTAELRHEMEENAAAQAQVRQLQKMETIGQLTGGVAHDFNNMLAIIIGNLDLAQRRLTGSEDPRMLHSIQNAKDGAQRAAVLTARLLAFSRQQPLAPEVIDLNKLVGGMSELLRRTLGEQIRIETVLAGGLWPSFADLSQLENAILNLAVNARDAMPGGGHLTIETANTELDERYSRMHSEVEAGQYVMISMTDTGTGMSPDVIERAFDPFYTTKGPGKGTGLGLSQVYGYIKQSGGHIKIYSEIDRGTTVKIYLPRRVGATEARLTAAGAQPIPQGSVNDTILVVEDDENVRTMTAESLHELGYTVLQAASGMEALLVLEENREVDLVFTDIVMPQMTGRQLADIVQKKWPAIRILYTTGYTRNAIVHNGVLDHGVSLLAKPFSLEQLAHKIRELLNAPARTEGERP
- a CDS encoding DUF1236 domain-containing protein; its protein translation is MRKIMLAAAAMLTIGSAAFAQSTVIVTDPAATGSVVLPGEVRTYVMEQNTPSVVYEGDIAVGATLPDTVEVHTVPDMDGYGYTVVNERRVIVEPKTHRVIQVLE
- the bcsN gene encoding cellulose biosynthesis protein BcsN, which produces MRLRKTISLVAVAGMMAGCTSTGGVRQPSGPETVAPEKALVLPPPGGPSIVSVVERKRGNGVEQTISLFTSSSVPGQNFLNVQFFGASGANPGIGNAGYSMINESGISREVARSAPGVPMATSATFLQNAYGPFGYASGRSRSGDSCIFAWQQIRSSAAANTQARNFGMIQLRLRLCDANASERQLLGIVYGYTISGTFDGVIWNPYGNPPPADVALGRTGAPIYPDEGGYRASPMPIGHEPAPAIVSRPRAVPARSVSPPAQGAAPMPAPIGPRVPLPGDAPQARITPDAAAAPDEQAGQTARAIGVTVPSPDCIGDAAMTAACRR